Proteins encoded by one window of Vibrio panuliri:
- the ubiA gene encoding 4-hydroxybenzoate octaprenyltransferase, translating to MTATKARAYWQLMRMDKPIGTLLLLWPTMWALIIAAQGIPSLNVLLVFVVGVILMRAAGCVINDFADRKVDGHVKRTQHRPLPSGLVSSREAVTLFLVLAILSFVLVLTMNPLTIKLSFVGIFLAFIYPFMKRYTHLPQLFLGLAFSWAIPMAWAAQANELPPMVWFLFVMNALWTIAYDTQYAMVDRDDDLKIGIKSTAILFGRFDKMIIGALQLTTLLMLIGLGMWHSLGASFYWSVLVVGALFVFQQHLIRHRQRELCFQAFLNNNYVGMVVTVGLLVAFW from the coding sequence ATGACTGCCACTAAAGCACGAGCTTATTGGCAATTAATGCGTATGGATAAGCCAATTGGCACCTTGTTGTTGTTATGGCCAACTATGTGGGCCTTAATCATCGCCGCACAAGGCATTCCGAGCTTAAATGTCTTATTGGTTTTTGTTGTTGGCGTTATATTGATGCGCGCGGCTGGCTGTGTGATTAATGATTTTGCGGATCGTAAAGTGGACGGTCACGTTAAGCGAACGCAGCATCGTCCTCTGCCTTCGGGGTTAGTGAGTAGCCGAGAGGCTGTCACACTCTTTTTGGTGCTGGCAATATTGTCGTTTGTGCTGGTACTAACGATGAACCCTTTAACTATCAAGCTCTCGTTTGTCGGTATCTTTCTCGCATTTATTTATCCCTTTATGAAGCGCTACACCCACTTACCGCAACTGTTTTTAGGGTTAGCATTTAGTTGGGCGATTCCAATGGCTTGGGCTGCACAAGCGAACGAATTGCCGCCGATGGTGTGGTTTCTATTTGTGATGAATGCGTTGTGGACCATTGCTTATGACACGCAATATGCAATGGTTGATCGTGATGATGACTTAAAAATCGGGATCAAGTCGACCGCAATTTTGTTTGGTCGCTTTGACAAAATGATCATCGGTGCTCTGCAGCTAACGACGTTGTTGATGTTAATTGGGTTAGGGATGTGGCACTCGTTGGGCGCAAGTTTCTACTGGAGTGTTTTGGTGGTTGGGGCTCTGTTTGTTTTTCAACAACACCTTATCCGCCATCGTCAGCGCGAGCTCTGTTTTCAAGCGTTTTTAAATAACAACTATGTGGGAATGGTTGTGACGGTTGGCTTGCTGGTGGCATTCTGGTAG
- a CDS encoding chorismate lyase yields MNQMIALYLSSLREVEWQQPEKFNFPTEIAREWLQEQGSLSRLLETYCQQLKVDLFHNDIVAATQLDHDELSLLADEQCLLRKVVLNGDGEAWVLGRTLIPQSSLTDQPHDLMHQGEIPLGLTVFSSNNVKRDALQVGWAKTPNGLCLARRSRLWMNHKPMLVAELFLPSAPIYSKEKA; encoded by the coding sequence ATGAATCAAATGATTGCGCTTTATTTGTCTTCACTGCGCGAAGTGGAATGGCAACAGCCTGAAAAGTTTAACTTTCCTACTGAAATTGCTAGGGAATGGTTGCAAGAACAAGGGTCTTTGTCACGTTTATTAGAGACTTATTGTCAGCAATTGAAGGTCGATCTCTTTCATAATGACATTGTCGCTGCAACGCAACTTGATCACGATGAGTTGAGTTTATTGGCAGATGAGCAGTGCTTGTTACGAAAAGTAGTCCTGAATGGCGATGGTGAAGCCTGGGTGCTTGGTCGAACATTGATCCCCCAATCATCGTTAACGGATCAACCGCATGATCTGATGCATCAAGGTGAAATTCCCCTCGGATTAACGGTGTTCAGTAGCAACAACGTTAAGCGTGATGCGTTACAAGTGGGGTGGGCTAAAACACCTAATGGCCTCTGCTTGGCGAGACGCTCAAGATTATGGATGAATCACAAACCTATGCTGGTGGCTGAGTTATTCTTACCCAGCGCCCCTATCTATTCCAAGGAGAAAGCATAA
- a CDS encoding flagellar basal body-associated protein FliL has product MFKRYLAQIFAVFTLIIAAPSMANEDASTPQLAYFTLEPDLTTNFYTKGDKLGYIQVRIDIMVANQTDLPIVEKHQPLIRDAVIEMLGKQSEETIKSLAGREDLRKSLVEQINAILLPEVGKTVVADLLFTKYLYQ; this is encoded by the coding sequence ATGTTTAAACGTTACCTAGCCCAAATATTTGCAGTTTTCACTCTAATTATCGCTGCGCCAAGTATGGCCAACGAAGATGCGAGTACCCCTCAGTTGGCATACTTTACGCTAGAGCCAGACCTAACGACGAACTTTTACACCAAAGGCGATAAGCTCGGCTATATTCAAGTGCGAATCGACATTATGGTCGCCAACCAAACTGATTTGCCAATTGTCGAAAAACACCAACCTCTAATTCGTGATGCCGTGATTGAGATGTTAGGCAAACAGAGTGAAGAGACAATCAAGTCTTTAGCCGGACGCGAGGATCTGCGTAAAAGTTTGGTCGAGCAAATCAACGCCATTCTGCTACCAGAGGTGGGCAAAACCGTTGTTGCTGATTTGCTGTTTACCAAATATCTCTATCAGTAG
- the glpG gene encoding rhomboid family intramembrane serine protease GlpG, producing MIKLITLNQPRMAQAFIDYMASRQVDIKMMPEGGGQFALWLVDSQHQVETEAELKMFLDNPNHAKYQAASWDMAETRSNHFRYHSPSMMSMIKSKAGPFSLLIMATCLVIFALQQFGAGQPVFDVLHFPAYAGQEWQIWRWVSHALLHFSVMHIAFNLLWWWQLGGDIELRLGSGKLLQVFLVSAALSGFGQYWVEGANFGGLSGVVYALVGYIWMLGYRAPNKGLVMPKPILGFMLVWLVLGFVQPFMAIANTAHLVGLLSGVAIGLWDTRK from the coding sequence ATGATCAAACTGATAACGCTTAATCAGCCGAGAATGGCGCAGGCATTTATTGACTATATGGCATCGCGCCAAGTGGACATTAAGATGATGCCTGAAGGTGGCGGTCAGTTTGCTTTGTGGCTTGTTGATTCACAACACCAAGTGGAAACTGAAGCCGAGTTGAAGATGTTTCTGGATAACCCTAATCATGCTAAGTATCAAGCGGCATCTTGGGACATGGCTGAAACAAGATCGAATCATTTTCGTTACCACTCGCCAAGTATGATGTCGATGATCAAATCAAAAGCAGGCCCATTTAGCCTGTTGATTATGGCGACATGTTTGGTGATTTTTGCCTTGCAGCAATTTGGTGCTGGGCAACCTGTCTTCGATGTACTGCATTTTCCTGCTTATGCGGGACAAGAGTGGCAAATATGGCGCTGGGTTAGTCATGCGTTGTTGCATTTTTCAGTGATGCATATTGCTTTTAACTTACTGTGGTGGTGGCAACTTGGCGGTGATATCGAACTGCGCCTAGGTAGCGGAAAGTTGCTTCAGGTGTTTCTTGTCTCTGCAGCGTTGTCTGGCTTTGGGCAATACTGGGTTGAAGGGGCTAACTTTGGTGGACTATCCGGAGTGGTGTATGCCTTAGTTGGTTACATCTGGATGCTCGGTTACCGAGCGCCTAATAAAGGCTTGGTGATGCCTAAACCGATCCTTGGTTTTATGCTAGTGTGGCTAGTTCTGGGTTTTGTCCAACCGTTTATGGCCATCGCTAACACTGCCCACCTTGTCGGCCTGCTATCTGGTGTCGCGATAGGGTTGTGGGACACTCGCAAATAA
- the glpE gene encoding thiosulfate sulfurtransferase GlpE translates to MDQFQHIDVQGALSLMEHSQAHMLDIRDPQSFAVAHAANAFHLTNDTIIQFMQQAEFEEPVLVMCYHGISSQGAAQYLVNQGFEQVYSVDGGFEAWQRANLPVESN, encoded by the coding sequence ATGGACCAGTTTCAACATATCGATGTGCAAGGGGCATTAAGCCTGATGGAGCACAGTCAAGCTCACATGCTGGATATTAGAGATCCGCAATCTTTTGCCGTGGCTCATGCTGCGAATGCGTTCCACCTAACGAACGACACTATCATTCAGTTCATGCAGCAAGCCGAATTCGAGGAGCCTGTTTTGGTGATGTGTTATCACGGTATCAGTAGTCAAGGTGCTGCCCAGTATTTGGTTAACCAGGGCTTTGAGCAGGTGTATAGTGTTGATGGTGGCTTTGAGGCGTGGCAGCGAGCTAACTTACCCGTGGAATCAAATTAG
- the rpoH gene encoding RNA polymerase sigma factor RpoH, with protein MTNQAYSIAVVSQDSLDSYIRSVNGYPMLTADEERQLAERLHYDGEIEAAKGLILSHLRFVVHVARGYSGYGLPMADLIQEGNIGLMKAVKRFNPEVGVRLVSFAVHWIKAEIHEYVLRNWRIVKVATTKAQRKLFFNLRKSKKRLGWFNNGEVETVARELGVEPAEVREMESRLAAQDATFEFTADDDDNGSVSTAPMLYLEDKSSDVAENVEAANWEAHTNNRLSLALASLDERSQHIVRSRWLTDDKATLQDLAEKYGVSAERIRQLEKNAMKKLKMAVGEM; from the coding sequence ATGACTAACCAAGCGTATTCTATAGCTGTAGTTTCACAAGATAGCCTAGATAGCTACATTCGCTCAGTGAATGGCTACCCAATGCTAACAGCTGATGAAGAACGTCAATTAGCTGAGCGTTTACACTACGACGGCGAGATCGAAGCCGCTAAAGGCTTGATCCTTTCGCATTTGCGTTTCGTTGTGCATGTGGCCCGTGGCTACTCAGGTTATGGTTTGCCGATGGCTGACCTGATTCAAGAAGGTAACATCGGTCTGATGAAGGCTGTTAAACGCTTTAATCCAGAAGTTGGCGTTCGATTAGTTTCGTTCGCAGTACACTGGATCAAAGCTGAAATTCACGAGTACGTCCTGCGTAACTGGCGTATTGTGAAAGTGGCAACAACCAAAGCGCAACGTAAGCTGTTCTTTAACTTAAGAAAGTCCAAAAAGCGTTTAGGTTGGTTCAATAATGGTGAAGTTGAGACTGTTGCTCGCGAACTTGGCGTAGAGCCAGCAGAAGTGCGAGAGATGGAATCCCGCCTTGCAGCGCAAGATGCGACCTTTGAATTTACGGCTGATGATGATGACAATGGTTCAGTGAGCACTGCACCAATGCTCTATCTTGAAGATAAATCGTCAGATGTCGCTGAAAACGTTGAAGCGGCAAACTGGGAGGCGCACACCAATAATCGCCTAAGCCTTGCATTAGCAAGTCTTGATGAGCGCAGCCAACATATTGTCCGTTCACGCTGGTTGACGGATGATAAAGCAACCCTGCAAGACTTAGCTGAAAAATATGGTGTCTCAGCAGAGCGTATTCGTCAGTTAGAGAAGAATGCGATGAAGAAGCTCAAGATGGCCGTCGGCGAGATGTAA